The following proteins are co-located in the Acropora palmata chromosome 11, jaAcrPala1.3, whole genome shotgun sequence genome:
- the LOC141897904 gene encoding telomere length regulation protein TEL2 homolog translates to MGEDFDRDIPGLVRRFVRERQNILASASSTSEVIAPLNDVAELFLRGSLQALKVPLSKRSVLKTEFINHHFVRFTDFLLSSSIIGFYSNLSEEQKKELFDVFFLRGPPHDSLLVVGDALTKQTSSLKNTQVTVSLLEKFFSDGRVVDLLVQQSRVSRYLANDHQKLSQDVFESKLWEQLTTLIVSFPQRVANKMRQNCSSLFYPDSYFKMIADQVLVALEKLHENLSMSHDCSLKFVAQLLGRLCMVGQAEKTFSILLPALEKWLGKSPLWSRICERLITGVPDNTMEHVAEGILQLANSSTLVDKLFGDSILTNSKLKYLLTTKFLLMRSYTNINILVNIIGYLSGCKQRHLLLEVVLKLFDVWSDKSAIKHTTYDQHFYVTCATVLSFGHLNAEEKQTQRHVILTKLLVGVQSHLESPLEKVRRVGMVVAECVTASLEPNGEKLSFEYTEDEETRLLKSLAEGRVSRNFNGKERKKLNGMEKFAKPSANGTSAFKHAADSTAKNASSDDDDNDDDDLLPYDLDEEDDDRDVLKSPKYLRDCIEGLVTSEDPSKTEATLKNIEKVVSANLDDLEDVCVELVKVLLHLQDRYSTDRFYELRHNAMVSVTVRCPQQVACYLTEEFFAPNYNLQQRLDMLNVLADTAQQLSSPSEIQKLRSVPRKYSFQQVSCSSFDQVVPDWQKIVQERINKKTKRFAKGPTKPQPKPVANKFSNVAGFFFFPLMKNFDSKVNTLDLLGDDTLVLGRLVYTLGIVMYSARETPMARNMGTALLEFAWALKYHEEPFVRQALIFAQAMVAVSVPSSTLLSDTPRELFELHDWLTTVVQTDTDADSVKAALQTLILLEELFKNQVYLHG, encoded by the coding sequence ATGGGAGAGGATTTCGATCGAGACATTCCAGGATTGGTACGACGATTTGTTCGTGAACGACAAAACATTCTTGCAAGCGCTTCTTCCACAAGTGAAGTGATTGCGCCCTTAAACGACGTAGCCGAACTGTTTTTACGAGGTTCTCTTCAAGCCTTGAAAGTTCCTCTTAGCAAACGATCCGTACTGAAGACTGAATTTATAAACCATCACTTTGTGCGATTCACtgatttccttctttcttCATCAATCATTGGATTTTACAGTAATCTTAGCGAGGAACAGAAAAAGGAGTTATTTGATGTGTTCTTCCTTCGGGGTCCGCCTCATGATAGTCTGCTTGTTGTGGGAGATGCACTTACTAAGCAGACCAGCAGTCTCAAAAATACCCAAGTTACAGTCTCGTTGCTTGAAAAGTTCTTTTCTGATGGACGAGTCGTGGACTTATTAGTACAGCAAAGTCGAGTGTCCAGGTATTTGGCAAATGACCATCAGAAATTAAGCCAAGACGTGTTTGAGAGCAAGTTATGGGAACAGCTGACCACTCTCATTGTTTCCTTTCCACAGAGAGTGGCAAACAAAATGAGGCAGAACTGTAGTTCTTTGTTTTATCCAGATTCTTACTTCAAAATGATTGCTGATCAAGTTCTTGTAGCATTGGAGAAGCTGCATGAGAACCTTTCAATGTCTCATGACTGCTCCTTGAAGTTTGTTGCCCAGTTGCTTGGCCGACTCTGTATGGTAGGACAAGCAGAGAAgacgttttctattttgttacCTGCATTAGAGAAATGGTTGGGCAAAAGTCCACTGTGGAGTAGAATTTGTGAAAGACTCATCACTGGTGTTCCAGACAACACTATGGAGCATGTTGCTGAAGGAATACTTCAGTTAGCCAACAGTTCAACATTAGTGGATAAGCTTTTTGGAGACTCTATTCTTACCAATTCCAAACTAAAGTATTTGCTTACTACAAAGTTCCTCCTGATGAGATCTTACACCAACATCAACATTTTGGTCAACATCATTGGATATTTATCTGGCTGCAAGCAACGACATTTATTGCTAGAAGTGGTTCTCAAGCTTTTTGATGTGTGGAGTGACAAAAGTGCTATCAAACATACAACATATGATCAGCATTTTTATGTCACCTGTGCTACCGTTCTTTCTTTTGGTCACTTAAATgcagaagaaaagcaaactcAGAGACATGTTATCCTCACAAAGTTATTAGTTGGAGTGCAAAGCCATTTGGAGAGCCCTTTGGAGAAGGTTCGACGTGTAGGAATGGTGGTTGCTGAATGTGTCACTGCTAGTCTTGAGCCAAATGGAGAGAAACTGTCTTTTGAGTATACTGAAGATGAGGAAACCAGATTGCTAAAGTCTTTGGCCGAAGGAAGAGTGAGTAGAAATTTcaatggaaaagaaagaaaaaagcttaaTGGTATGGAAAAGTTTGCAAAGCCATCAGCTAATGGAACATCTGCCTTTAAACATGCAGCAGACTCTACAGCAAAGAATGCGTcaagtgatgatgatgataatgatgacgatgacttGCTTCCGTATGACTTGGATGAGGAAGATGATGATAGGGATGTGTTAAAGTCTCCTAAATATTTACGTGATTGTATAGAAGGTCTTGTTACTTCTGAAGATCCTTCCAAGACTGAGgcaactttgaaaaatattgagaaGGTTGTTAGCGCCAATCTAGATGATCTTGAAGATGTCTGTGTGGAATTAGTGAAAGTGTTACTCCATCTACAGGACAGATATTCCACTGACAGGTTCTATGAATTGCGTCACAATGCCATGGTCTCTGTCACAGTGAGATGTCCACAACAGGTTGCATGCTATCTAACAGAGGAATTTTTTGCTCCTAACTACAATCTGCAACAAAGATTAGACATGTTGAATGTTCTAGCTGATACTGCTCAACAGCTCTCAAGTCcatcagaaattcaaaaactaAGATCAGTGCCAAGAAAATATTCATTTCAACAAGTCAGCTGTTCTTCATTTGACCAAGTTGTTCCAGATTGGCAAAAGATTGTACAAGAGAGAAtcaataagaaaacaaaacgattTGCCAAAGGACCTACCAAGCCTCAACCAAAACCTGTTGCAAACAAATTTTCCAATGTTGctgggtttttctttttcccgcTCATGAAGAACTTTGACAGCAAAGTGAACACCTTAGATCTCTTAGGTGATGATACTCTCGTTCTTGGTCGGCTTGTCTATACTCTTGGAATAGTTATGTACTCAGCTAGGGAAACACCTATGGCAAGAAACATGGGAACGGCTCTCCTTGAATTTGCATGGGCTCTTAAGTATCATGAGGAACCTTTTGTGCGACAGGCTTTGATCTTTGCACAGGCAATGGTTGCAGTTTCTGTTCCCTCATCCACATTGCTAAGTGACACCCCAAGGGAGCTGTTTGAGCTCCATGATTGGTTGACAACAGTTGTGCAGACTGACACTGATGCAGACAGTGTCAAGGCTGCCTTGCAAACTCTCATCTTGCTAGAAGAGCTGTTTAAAAATCAAGTTTACCTGCAtggttaa
- the LOC141897244 gene encoding D(1B) dopamine receptor-like, with translation MAPVDTSVFGAGDMEDISRAGDLINGVAFSVLILFTMFGNLLIIATTLKSKNLRFRTHFYIASLSVANLLMAGVVMPLRVVSFLDKSTWFAKPQLCDTYGSFFVLFCTVTVYTLAFMSLDRYFSISRYKWYQKFLTNFRTCCFIVLCWSIAVLVTFSFAKFDNDSAKSIDCKLSKTYTTIYVYIFVSIEVLTPTSFMLILQWKVMKTAVGQTHRVDVRGREIKNLDYADFPSISKESTWSKVVVRITLSFVIFWIPRCIFLLLDNSNTEGVHEVADGLTEIMTYCFPASFALLLGYWSKEFKQEFANVLCPYSCYQKAKNRKKYRLGEPNAVKPSAMYKKHVKNFATS, from the coding sequence ATGGCCCCAGTAGATACTTCGGTTTTTGGTGCTGGAGATATGGAGGATATTTCGCGTGCTGGAGACTTAATCAACGGAGTAGCGTTTTCcgttttgattttatttacaatgttCGGTAATCTTCTGATTATCGCAACAACTTTGAAAAGCAAGAATCTTCGCTTCAGAACCCATTTTTACATCGCGAGTCTTTCAGTGGCAAATCTTTTGATGGCTGGTGTCGTTATGCCTCTTCGTGTTGTGAGCTTCTTGGACAAGAGTACTTGGTTCGCCAAACCACAGCTGTGTGATACGTACGGAAGTTTCTTTGTACTTTTTTGCACCGTAACCGTGTACACTCTCGCATTCATGAGTTTGGATAGATATTTCTCAATCTCCAGGTACAAATGGTATCAGAAATTTCTAACCAACTTTCGCACATGCTGCTTCATTGTGCTTTGTTGGAGCATAGCAGTTCTTGTCACTTTTTCGTTTGCGAAGTTTGACAACGATTCCGCGAAATCAATTGACTGCAAATTAAGCAAGACATACACAACGATCTACGTTTACATTTTCGTATCAATTGAAGTCCTCACCCCTACATCTTTCATGCTAATTTTACAGTGGAAAGTCATGAAAACAGCAGTCGGCCAAACTCACAGAGTAGATGTTCGTggaagagaaataaaaaatcttgACTATGCGGATTTCCCCTCCATCTCGAAGGAATCAACTTGGTCGAAAGTCGTGGTTCGCATCACATtgagttttgttattttttggataccgaggtGCATCTTCCTTCTGTTAGACAATAGCAATACAGAGGGTGTTCACGAAGTTGCCGATGGTCTGACCGAAATCATGACGTATTGTTTTCCGGCATCTTTTGCTCTTCTATTGGGGTACTGGAGTAAGGAATTCAAGCAAGAATTCGCGAATGTGCTTTGTCCCTACTCGTGTTATCAGAAGGCCAAGAACAGGAAAAAGTATCGTCTTGGAGAACCAAACGCAGTGAAACCATCAGCGATGTATAAGAAGCATGTGAAGAACTTTGCAACCTCATGA
- the LOC141897245 gene encoding uncharacterized protein LOC141897245 — translation MKANGCLFLLLILTVTLSAAKKNEKKSKPRDSNRSLVTELMHAEASSPETGKDSASSASVVLEKMPQFKTKVAEIKWKLNKARKKLKVAKQYVALADKVSAMKKKGNDASQTVKDVIRKAEIALVHAGEHMGLDYVHFKR, via the exons ATGAAGGCGAATGGCTgtctttttcttctccttATTTTGACGGTGACACTGTCTGCGGCAAAGAAAAATG AAAAGAAGTCGAAACCACGTGACAGTAATCGATCACTTGTAACTGAACTCATGCACGCCGAGGCCTCGAGCCCGGAGACTGGGAAGGACTCCGCTTCATCTGCGTCTGTTGTCTTGGAAAAAATGCCACAGTTTAAAACCAAAGTGGCAGAAATCAAATGGAAGCTGAACAAGGCGCGAAAGAAGCTTAAAGTTGCCAAACAATATGTTGCTCTAGCAGATAAGGTGTCTgccatgaaaaagaaaggaaacgaTGCAAGTCAAACGGTGAAAGATGTCATACGGAAAGCTGAAATAGCTTTAGTACACGCTGGAGAGCACATGGGGCTGGACTACGTGCATTTTAAAAGATAG
- the LOC141897243 gene encoding uncharacterized protein LOC141897243 — MMTRRAHCLHVISVFVVFFVQQTKGSPDKGLSLEKIIEEAEKESKLLANEINQWLLSETGSFLKEDEQMHSRSRRSVDVDIGELGPDTNLLSEISQHITRREVSNNGKEHKNDHKKKKSGPMKRSKTKTTKIKRAEKKSQDKNRKKKISKLEKQGSPIRAKKNFKEKKRQKQTDELSKLKLVKELIGAGLERKKDLGVPEKAYSQLIEMIATSAQPIIETSSKKSDIARPTSSLKKLTKKHKRVLAILAKMAPDVLRKFFHRKGFDKYWKIMENFRKKKSVKRTKKRMSKDVKNVNDKVVSSRKNNKPTSRSKQKKDFIPKIKSKGSSKAKSKAPKSSSERKVVFLKHVRGVPPKAPKIIPQAKGKKKLLANVTKGMKIDKIWKKADKKGKGKNLVQQNGKAVPRARKNEKTPLRALKAKRVVGKKKKPDKNVKPEKALQRSNLTTLHSVTEKSSVKPKFHDEKGVTKTRKELGKQVLKTAATGKSLSPKNTSNKILSPSVKDKANHMKSPLHQSKPVPMVKPIRNVLNKNSSAKSSKPDSLKKLASKHQGRKAIDVTSPSNSSSKGGSKIVNDGKHQEAVKFHVNATTHAQNPGHNDSTQVPHKNLHVNKLEFLKGKVTKANNLKLKVARALLAHCETQNRLRQVFDDVNSSLKKAAALAKAIGTKFGIKQSDINKITSHHTEEAVEQFLNNLF; from the exons ATGATGACAAGACGGGCTCACTGTTTACATGTCATTAGCGTGTTTGTCGTGTTTTTCGTTCAACAAACAAAAG GGAGTCCTGATAAAGGTTTGAGTCTTGAGAAAATCATCGAGGAGGCCGAAAAAGAGTCCAAACTACTCGCTAACGAGATAAACCAATGGCTATTATCAGAAACTGGAAGCTTCCTGAAAGAAGACGAGCAAATGCACTCCCGGTCTCGAAGATCTGTTGATGTCGACATCGGAGAGTTAGGCCCGGATACGAACTTGCTATCGGAAATCAGCCAACACATAACGCGAAGAGAAGttagcaataatggcaaagaACATAAAaatgaccataagaaaaagaagagtGGTCCTATGAAAAGAAGCAAGACAAAGACGACGAAAATCAAAAGGGCTGAGAAGAAAAGTCAAgacaaaaataggaaaaagaaaatctccAAACTGGAGAAACAAGGTTCTCCTATTCGAGCCaagaagaatttcaaagagaaaaaacgtCAAAAGCAAACTGACGAATTAAGCAAATTAAAACTTGTAAAAGAACTGATCGGAGCAGgtttggaaaggaaaaaagaccTTGGAGTCCCTGAAAAAGCGTACAGCCAGTTAATTGAAATGATCGCTACAAGCGCACAACCAATCATTGAAACAAGTAGCAAAAAATCGGACATCGCCAGACCTACATCGAGTCTCAAAAAATTGACGAAGAAACACAAGCGGGTGTTAGCAATCCTCGCCAAGATGGCGCCAGATGTGTTGAGAAAATTCTTCCACAGGAAAGGTTTCGACAAATATTGGAAAATAATGGAAAACTTCAGGAAAAAGAAATCTGTGAAGCGAACGAAAAAGAGGATGTCTAAGGATGTGAAAAACGTGAATGATAAAGTCGTTTCCTCTCGGAAAAACAATAAGCCAACATCTCGctcaaagcaaaagaaagatttcatTCCGAAAATAAAGAGCAAAGGTAGTTCGAAGGCGAAATCTAAAGCTCCAAAAAGTTCGTCTGAAAGGAAAGTGGTTTTTTTGAAACATGTCAGAGGAGTACCCCCAAAGGCACCTAAAATAATACCACAAgctaaaggaaaaaagaaattgttggCAAATGTTacaaaaggaatgaaaattgataaaatttggaagaaagcggacaagaaaggaaaaggaaaaaatcttGTGCAGCAAAACGGGAAAGCAGTCCCTCGTGCGCGCAAGAACGAGAAGACTCCATTACGGGCATTAAAAGCTAAAAGagttgttggaaaaaaaaagaaacctgaCAAGAACGTGAAACCTGAGAAGGCCTTGCAGAGATCAAACTTGACGACTCTCCATTCGGTAACAGAGAAAAGTTCAGTAAAGCCTAAATTCCATGATGAAAAAGGCGTGACAAAGACAAGGAAAGAACTTGGAAAGCAGGTTTTAAAAACTGCAGCTACAGGAAAAAGTTTATCCCCCAAGAATACAAGCAATAAAATCTTGAGTCCTTCGGTTAAAGACAAGGCAAATCATATGAAAAGTCCATTGCACCAATCAAAGCCCGTGCCGATGGTAAAACCAATTCGAAATGTCCTAAATAAAAATTCAAGTGCAAAATCAAGCAAACCagattcattaaaaaaattagcatCTAAGCACCAAGGCCGAAAAGCAATTGATGTGACTTCACCAAGCAATTCTTCAAGCAAGGGCGGCTCGAAAATTGTTAACGACGGAAAACACCAAGAGGCAGTAAAGTTTCATGTGAACGCAACAACGCATGCTCAAAATCCAGGGCATAATGATAGTACCCAGGTCCCACATAAAAACCTCCACGTGAACAAGCTTGAGTTTTTGAAAGGCAAGGTCACGAAAGCAAACAATTTGAAGCTAAAAGTGGCGAGAGCGCTCCTGGCTCATTGTGAAACACAGAACAGGCTGCGACAAGTGTTCGACGACGTTAACTCTTCTCTTAAGAAGGCGGCAGCACTTGCAAAGGCCATTGGAACAAAATTCGGTATCAAACAGAGCGATATCAATAAAATCACATCTCACCACACCGAGGAAGCGGTAGAACAgttcctaaataatttattttga